A genomic stretch from Schistosoma haematobium chromosome 2, whole genome shotgun sequence includes:
- the PCGF3_1 gene encoding Polycomb group RING finger protein 3, variant 2 (EggNog:ENOG410V7FX~COG:O) yields the protein MDELPAIQLSDLNEFITCKLCKGYLIDAVSITECLHPFCKSCIVKYSEEKRECPVCGILIHQSHPLNYMSFDRTLQDIVYKIVPDLKQKERQRREVFYRSLGKTPPPSEDLGKETHVLVSKENITGAVPSDSDGLTSNFDSDYHRKDEQVNIQLEPGSDNLEPLTEKYLRLSSRATVTHLRKYVAQQVLHDISKFHEVGQVIFFSLIKILMFQYLN from the exons ATGGATGAACTACCTGCTATTCAGTTATCCGATCTAAATGAATTTATAACATGTAAATTATGTAAAGGTTATTTAATTGATGCTGTTTCGATAACTGAATGTCTTCACCCAT TCTGTAAATCTTGTATAGTTAAGTATTCAGAAGAAAAACGCGAATGTCCTGTTTGCGGGATTCTCATCCATCAAAGTCACCCATTAAATTATATGAG TTTTGATCGTACTCTTCAAGatattgtttataaaattgtACCAGATTTAAAACAAA AAGAGAGACAACGTCGTGAGGTCTTCTATAGGTCTCTTGGAAAAACTCCACCTCCCTCAGAAG ACTTAGGCAAAGAAACTCATGTATTAGTCAGTAAAGAGAATATCACAGGTGCAGTCCCATCTGATTCTGACGGATTAACTTCCAATTTTGATTCGGATTATCATCGTAAAGATGAACAAGTCAATATACAACTTGAACCGGGATCTGATAATCTGGAACCATTAACTGAGAAATATTTACGACTTTCATCGAGGGCTACAGTGACACACTTACGAAAATATGTTGCCCAACAAGTTCTTCATGATATATCTAAGTTTCATGAAGTAGGTCAAGTGATTTTTTTCTCCCTCATTAAAATTTTGATGTTTCAATATTTGAATTGA
- the PCGF3_1 gene encoding Polycomb group RING finger protein 3 (EggNog:ENOG410V7FX~COG:O) produces the protein MDELPAIQLSDLNEFITCKLCKGYLIDAVSITECLHPFCKSCIVKYSEEKRECPVCGILIHQSHPLNYMSFDRTLQDIVYKIVPDLKQKERQRREVFYRSLGKTPPPSEDLGKETHVLVSKENITGAVPSDSDGLTSNFDSDYHRKDEQVNIQLEPGSDNLEPLTEKYLRLSSRATVTHLRKYVAQQVLHDISKFHEIDIFIQNNEDGTFLGRDHVLKFVRVVYWNDVEPMPLQYRYSRMIY, from the exons ATGGATGAACTACCTGCTATTCAGTTATCCGATCTAAATGAATTTATAACATGTAAATTATGTAAAGGTTATTTAATTGATGCTGTTTCGATAACTGAATGTCTTCACCCAT TCTGTAAATCTTGTATAGTTAAGTATTCAGAAGAAAAACGCGAATGTCCTGTTTGCGGGATTCTCATCCATCAAAGTCACCCATTAAATTATATGAG TTTTGATCGTACTCTTCAAGatattgtttataaaattgtACCAGATTTAAAACAAA AAGAGAGACAACGTCGTGAGGTCTTCTATAGGTCTCTTGGAAAAACTCCACCTCCCTCAGAAG ACTTAGGCAAAGAAACTCATGTATTAGTCAGTAAAGAGAATATCACAGGTGCAGTCCCATCTGATTCTGACGGATTAACTTCCAATTTTGATTCGGATTATCATCGTAAAGATGAACAAGTCAATATACAACTTGAACCGGGATCTGATAATCTGGAACCATTAACTGAGAAATATTTACGACTTTCATCGAGGGCTACAGTGACACACTTACGAAAATATGTTGCCCAACAAGTTCTTCATGATATATCTAAGTTTCATGAA attgatatttttatacaaaataatgaAGATGGTACTTTTCTTGGTCGCGATCATGTATTGAAATTTGTTCGTGTTGTTTATTGGAATGAT GTCGAACCGATGCCACTGCAATATCGTTACAGCAGAATGATTTACTAA